The following are encoded in a window of Polyodon spathula isolate WHYD16114869_AA chromosome 48, ASM1765450v1, whole genome shotgun sequence genomic DNA:
- the LOC121306506 gene encoding gastrula zinc finger protein XlCGF49.1-like has translation MDSVYIKQEEVLEVDPFHIKEETELEPVHIKEETEMEPVHIKEGESIDLLLKDSESISRPKMLYQCAECGKSLSRLGHLKRHQRIHTGEKPHHCVVCGQSFSQLGTLKRHQQIHTGEKPHHCTECGGSFSRLGSLKRHQRMHSGEKLYLCSECGERFSMSANLNIHQRIHTGEKLYLCSECGERFSMSANLNIHQRIHTGEKLHHCSECRESFSELGSLRAHQQIHTGEKLYYCSNCCKKFAFTSQLKKCKC, from the coding sequence ATGGATtctgtttacattaaacaggaggaGGTTCTGGAAGTGGATCCtttccacattaaagaagaaacTGAACTGGAACCTGTCCACATTAAGGAAGAGACTGAAATGGAGCCGGTCCACATTAAAGAAGGGGAGTCTATTGACTTGTTGCTTAAGGATTCAGAAAGCATATCCCGGCCAAAAATGCTATATCAATGTGCTGAATGTGGGAAAAGCTTAAGTCGGTTAGGAcacctaaaaagacaccagcgaattcatactggagagaagccgcatcactgtgttgtatgtgggcagagtttcagtcagttaggaaccctaaaaagacaccagcaaattcacactggagagaagccgcatcactgtactgaatgtggggGGAGCTTCAGTCGGTTAGGAAGtctaaaaagacaccagcgaatgCACTCTGGTGAGAAGCTATATCTCTGTTCTGAATGTGGGGAGCGTTTCAGTATGTCAGCAAACCTAAAcatacaccagcgaattcacactggagagaagctaTATCTCTGTTCTGAATGTGGGGAGCGTTTCAGTATGTCAGCAAACCTAAAcatacaccagcgaattcacactggagagaagctgcATCACTGTTCTGAATGTAGGGAGAGCTTCAGTGAGTTAGGAAGCTTAAGagcacaccagcaaattcacactggagagaagctgtATTACTGTTCAAATTGTTGCAAGAAATTTGCTTTCACCAGTCAACTGAAAAAGTGTAAATgctag
- the LOC121306504 gene encoding zinc finger protein 239-like, which produces MDPFHIKEETEMEPVHIKEESVDLLLKDSESISRPKIYQCTECGKNLSRLGHLKRHQRIHTGEKPHHCTVCGQSFSQLGTLKRHQLIHTGEKPHHCTECGESFSRLGSLKRHQRIHTGEKPHHCSECGKRFSHIESLKIHQRMHTGEKPYLCSECGESFSVSANLNIHQRIHTGEKPYHCFECGKSFSQLGSLKLHQRKHSGEKPYHCSECGESFSVSANLNIHMRIHTGEKPYHCFECGKRFSQLGSLKIHQRMHSGEKPYHCSECGESFSVSANLNIHRRIHTGEKPYHCHECKKSFSQLGSLKTHQRIHSGE; this is translated from the coding sequence ATGGATCCtttccacattaaagaagaaacTGAAATGGAGCcggtccacattaaagaggagtcTGTTGACTTGTTGCTTAAGGATTCAGAAAGCATATCCCGGCCAAAGATATATcaatgtactgaatgtgggaAAAACTTAAGTCGGTTAGGACACCTAAAAAGACACCAACGAATTCATACTGGAGAGAAGCCgcatcactgtactgtatgtgggcagagtttcagtcagttaggaaccctaaaaagacaccagctaattcacactggagagaagccccatcactgtactgaatgtggggaAAGCTTCAGTCGGTTAGGAAGtctaaaaagacaccagcgaattcacactggagagaagccgcatcactgttctgaatgtgggAAGCGTTTCAGTCATATAGAAAGCCTAAAAATACACCAGCGAAtgcacactggagagaagccgtatctcTGTTCTGAATGTGGGGAAAGTTTCAGTGTGTCAGCAAATCTAAATAtacaccagagaattcacactggagagaagccgtatcactgttttgaatgtgggaagagtttcagtcagctAGGAAGCCTAAAATTACACCAGCGAAAGCActctggagagaagccgtatcactgttctgaatgtgggGAGAGTTTCAGTGTGTCGGCAAACCTAAACATACACatgcgaattcacactggagagaagccgtatcactgttttGAATGTGGGAAGCGTTTCAGTCAGCTAGGAAGCCTTAAAATACACCAGCGAATGCActctggagagaagccgtatcactgttctgaatgtgggGAGAGTTTCAGTGTGTCGGCAAACCTAAACATACACcggcgaattcacactggagagaaaccgtatcactgtcATGAATGTAAGAAGAGCTTCAGTCAGTTAGGAAGcttaaaaacacaccagcgaattcacagtGGAGAATAG